Sequence from the Lysobacter capsici genome:
CGTCGCGGGTACGCCCTTTGGCGTCGATGATGACCTTCACCACGACCTCGCCGACCTTTTCGCCGGCCGCGGCGGGATACGCCGCGTCGGGACGATTGTCGGGCTCCGGCGCGCGGCTTCCGGGTTGCGCATACCAGTCCGGCGCCCCGTAGCGATCGTCGTCGGACAACCACACAACCCGATTCCTGGCGTGGAAATCCGAAATTTCGCGCCAACTGGCCCGGTACTTGCCTCCCTGCATGCCCATCTGGCAGGCCGGGATGTAGTAGGTCTCGGTCATGCCAATGTCTTGGCTGAAGTCCGGCCGGTTCGACGGCGTCGGCGGCGAAGGCGGCGCGACCACGATCGCTTCCTTCGCCTCCGCCGGCGTCAGCGTCTTGTACACGATGACGGGCGCGGCGGAATCTCCGCCCGGCGGAGCTTCGGCGGCGTGCACGCTTACGCATGCAAGCCAACCGAGCGCCGCCGATCGGAGCAGCGGTTTAGCCATACACCGGGAACTGCGCGCACTGCTTGGTCACGTTCTCGCGCACGCCGGCGATGACGTTCTCGTCCTTCGGGTTGTCGAGCACGTCGCAGATCCACTCGGCCAGGGCCACGCAGTCGGGTTCCTTGTAGCCGCGGGTGGTGACGGCCGGGGTGCCGATGCGCAGGCCCGAGGTCACGAAGGGCTTTTGCGGGTCGTTGGGCACCGCGTTCTTGTTGACGGTGATGTGGGCGCGGCCGAGCGCGGCTTCCGCGTCCTTGCCGGTGATGCCCTTGCCGATCATGTCGACCAGCATCAGATGGTTTTCGGTGCCGCCCGAAACGATCTTGTAGCCGCGCGCGATGATGGTCTTGGCCATGGCCTGGGCGTTCTTGACGACCTGGGCCTGGTATTCCTTGAATTCGGGCTCCAGCGCTTCCTTGAACGCGACCGCCTTGGCCGCGATCACGTGCATCAGCGGACCGCCCTGGATGCCCGGGAACACGATGCTCTGCAGCTTCTTCTGCATCTCGTCGAAATCGACCGCGCCGCTGCCGGCGTCGACCGAACCTTCCCAGCGCTTGGCCACGATGATGCCGCCGCGCGGGCCGCGCAGGGTCTTGTGGGTGGTCGAGGTGACCACGTGCGCATGCGGGACCGGGCTCGGGTACACGCCGGCGGCGATCAGGCCGGCGACATGGGCCATGTCGACGAACAGATACGCGCCGACCTTGTCGGCGATAGCGCGGAAACGCGCCCAGTCGACCACCTGCGAGTAAGCGCTGAAGCCGGCCACGACCATCTTCGGCTTGTGCTCCAGGGCCAGGCGTTCGACTTCGTCGTAATCGATCAGGCCCTGTTCGTTGACGCCGTACTGGATCGCGTTGAACAGCTTGCCGCTGGCGTTGACCTTGGCGCCGTGGGTGAGGTGGCCGCCGTGGGCCAGGCTCATGCCGAGGATGGTGTCGCCCGGATTGAGCAGGGCGAAATACACCGCCTGGTTGGCCTGCGAGCCCGAATGCGGCTGCACGTTGCCGTAGTCGGCGCCGAACAATTCCTTGACCCGGTCGATCGCCAGCTGCTCGGCGATGTCGACGAATTCGCAGCCGCCGTAATAGCGCTTGCCCGGATAGCCTTCGGCGTACTTGTTGGTCAGCACGCTGCCCTGGGCCTCGAGCACGCGCGGGCTGGCATAGTTTTCCGAGGCGATCAGTTCGACATGGTCTTCCTGCCGGCGGGCCTCGGCGGCGATGGCCTGGGCGAGTTCGTCATCGAATCCGGCAATACGGGTGTGGCTGGGGAACATTCGCGGAGCCTCGGAGAAAGAGCGGACAGGGGGGAGGAACCTCGGGGACAGGCCGGGCGGTGGCGAGAAGCGGCCGCCGCGCCCCGTTAATGCGGGGGTGGCTTGACGCAAGACTTGAAATGTTAGCCTAGGGGCGTATGGCGGCCAACCGCCAAGGCAGGGCTGCCACCGGCGCCCGACCCGGCGGACAATGACCGTCGCTCAACCCTCAGGGCCCGCCCCCACCGGCCGGTCCGGCCGCCAGGCTCACGGCGGCCCCGACTATGACAGCTTCAGTTCCGGATATTGCGACCATGAAATGGGTCTTCGTCTTCCTGTTCCTCGCCAGCGCGGTCTATGTGCACTACCGCGGCCGGGTACGCCACCGCCTGGGCCGCCAGTTGCTGGACCATTCGACTTTCATGGCGCCGATCAACGTGCTGATGTACGCCTGCTCGCGGGTGCCGACCAGCCCGTACCTGAGCCCGGACCAGTATTTCCCCGAACTCGAGCCGCTGCGCGCGCGCTGGCGCGAGATCCGCGCCGAGGCCCTGCACCTGCGCGAGCTGCAGCAGATCAAGGCCGCCGAAGGCTATAACGACGTCGGCTTCAACTCGTTCTTCCGCCGCGGCTGGAAGCGCTTCTACCTGAAGTGGTACGACGACGCCCACCCCTCGGCCGCCGAGCTGTGCCCGGTCACCACCCAGCTGTTGCGCGAAGTGCCCAGCGTCAAGGCGGCGATGTTCACCGAGCTGCCGCCCGGCGGCGAGCTGCGCCCGCACCGCGACCCCTACGCCGGCTCGCTGCGCCTGCATCTGGGCCTGGACACGCCCAACGACGACGCCTGCTTCATCGACGTCGACGGCCAGCGCTACAGCTGGCGCGACGGCGAATGGACGATGTTCGACGAAACCTATATCCACTGGGCCCAGAACGGCTCGGAGCAGAACCGCATCATCCTGTTCTGCGACATCGAGCGGCCGATGCGCTGGGGCTGGGCGCGCGGGCTGAACCGCTTCATCGCCAAGCGCCTGATCGCGGCCGGCGCCTCGCCGAACAACGAAGGCGACAAGACCGGCGGGATCAACAAGGCGTTCAAGTACTTCTACAGCCTGCGCCTGAAGGCCAAGGGGCTGAAGGAGCGCAGCAAGGGGACGTATTACTTCTTCAAGTACGCGGCGGTGGTGGCGGTGGTGGCGTTTATTGTTTGGGTTTGAGGGGCTGGGAATCGGGAATCGGGAATCGGGAATCGGGAATCGGATAGAGCCTAGAGCTCCATCACTGCCGGTTGCGCAAGCTGTCCGAAGCGCCCCACTCCCCGTCTTAACGTACTTCCCTACCGTCATTCCCGCGAAGGCGGGCTCCGCTTCACTTCGGCGGAGCCGAACATCCAGGGCCTTTCGTGCGAGAACGCCTGAAGTCACTGGATTCCCGCTTTCGCGGGAATGACGTCCTGGAAGATGACGCTGAAGTCTCTGCCTGCGCGGCATTGACAGCCTGTAAGCCTCGCCCAGTTGCAACGGAAACTCGCCACCGTAGAGGGCGACTACGCCTCCCGCGCGACCCGAAACACTTCACGCCGGCCATTTGAATCCCCGCCCCGCCGCCACAATCTGTATGACCCCGCCATCCCCCGCGCTGGAACCCAGCCAGCGCCTGCGGGATAATTCCCGTTTCCCGTCCGCCCCCTCCGGCCCTACCCGGCCCGGCTCGGCACGCCCCTGCTTCGGAGTTCGCATGCAATACATCTACACCATGAACGGCGTCAGCAAGACCGTGCCGCCGAAGCGTCAGATCATCAAGGACATCTCGCTGTCGTTCTTCCCGGGCGCCAAGATCGGCCTGCTCGGCCTGAACGGCGCCGGCAAGTCGACCGTGCTCAAGATCATGGCCGGCGTCGACCAGGACTTCACCGGCGAAGCGCGCCCGGCCACCGGCATCAAGGTCGGCTACCTCGCGCAGGAACCGCAGCTCAACCCCGAACACACCGTGCGCGAAGCGGTCGAGGTCGGCGTCGGCGACGTGCTCAGCGCGCAGGCCGCGCTCGACAAGATCTACGACGCCTACGCCGAGGAAGGCGCCGACTTCGACAAGCTCGCCGCCGAACAGCAACGGCTGGAAGCGATCCTCGCCTCGGGCGATGCGCACACCCTGGAACACCAGCTGGAAGTCGCCGCCGACGCGCTGCGCCTGCCGCCGTGGGACGCGATCATCGGCAAGCTGTCGGGCGGCGAAAAGCGTCGCGTCGCGCTGTGCCAGCTGCTGCTGCAAAAGCCCGACATGCTGCTGCTCGACGAACCGACCAACCACCTCGACGCCGAATCGGTCGAATGGCTGGAGCAGTTCCTGACCCGCTACACCGGCACCGTGGTGGCCGTCACCCACGATCGCTACTTCCTCGAAAACGCCGCCGAGTGGATTCTCGAACTCGACCGCGGCAAGGGCATCCCGTGGAAGGGCAACTACACCGCCTGGCTGGAACAGAAGTCCGAGCGCCTCAAGCAGGAAGAGTCCGGCGAAAAGGCCCGCCAGAAGGCGCTGGCCAAGGAACTCGAGTGGGTGCGCAGCAACGCCAAGGGCGGTCGCACCAAGGGCAAGGCGCGCATGGCGCGCTTCGAGGAGCTCAACTCGGTCGAATACCAGCGTCGCAACGAGACCAACGAGATCTTCATCCCGCCGGGCGAGCGCCTGGGCAACTCGGTGATCGAGTTCAAGAACGTGTCCAAGTCGTTCGGCGATCGTCTGCTGATCGACGACCTGAGCTTCATCATCCCGGCCGGCGCGATCGTCGGCATCATCGGGCCGAACGGCGCGGGTAAGTCGACCCTGTTCAAGATGGTCACCGGCCAGGAAACCCCGGACAAGGGCGAGATCGTCAAGGGCCCGAGCACCAAGATCGCTTATGTGGACCAGAGCCGCGACAAGCTCGACGGCAACCACAACGTGTTCCAGGAAATCTCCGGCGGCGCCGACATCCTCAACATCAACGGCGTGGAAATCCAGTCGCGCGCGTACCTGGGCCGCTTCAACTTCAAGGGCCAGGATCAGCAGAAGATGGTCGGCACGCTGTCGGGCGGCGAACGCGGCCGTCTGCACCTGGCCAAGACCCTGCTGCAGGGCGGCAACGTGCTGCTGCTCGACGAACCGTCCAACGACCTCGACGTGGAAACCCTGCGCGCGCTCGAAGACGCGTTGCTCGAGTTCCCGGGCTGCGCGGTGGTCATCTCGCATGACCGCTGGTTCCTCGACCGCATCGCTACCCACATCCTCGCCTTCGAAGGCGACTCGCACGTGGAGTTCTTCCAGGGCAACTACCGCGAGTACGAGGACGACAAGAAGCGTCGTCTCGGCGAAGAAGGCGCGCGTCCGCACCGCCTGCGTTTCAAGGCGCTCAAGTAAGACCCCATCGGGCCGCGTCGATCGACGCGGCCCGATTCGTTGTGCGGACCCTGCGGCGCGATGTCCACGCGCGGCGCCGACCGCGACCGCGACATTCGCAATCCATTCGTACCCGCTCGAGTAGTACCCGTCATGCCGATCCTTCTGCCGATCCTCGCCTTCATCGCGCTGCTGGCGTTCGCGCCGGAAGCGGCCATGAAACTCGGCGCCTGGTTCGCCGTCACCACCGTGACCGTGCGGATCAGCGCGGACAAGCTGGTCGGTTGCGCGGTGAGCTACGGCGAAGCCGCCTGGGCGGTGATCTACGCGGCGATCGCGCCGGTGCTGGTGATCTTCGGCCTGCTCAGCTTCGGCGCGTCCACCGGCATCACCCAGTTCCAGGGCGCCGGCACGATCGTGATCCTGGCGATTCTGCTGGGCTCGTTCATCGCCGCGTTCATGCTGGCGCTGCACACCAGCTTCAAGGACAGCGCGATCATCGCCGCGGTCACCACCGTGACCAGCGTGGCCCTGGCGCTGCTGATCCGCGGCCTGACGTGAGAGCGTCGGCACGCCCAGAGCACGCGCATTGCGCGATCATGCACGCACACCCGAGCCGGACCCGAGGATGACCCCATGACCGTACTGCACGCCTTCGAACTCGAGGGATTGCGCCGCGCCGGCTCGCTGGTGTCGACCATCCTCGCCACGATGCGCGAAGCCGCCGTCGCCGGCGCGGTCTCGCGCGATCTCGACGCGATCGGCGCGACGATGCTGCGCGAGGCCGGCGCGCGTTCGGCGCCGCAGCTGACCTACGACTTCCCCGGCGCAACCTGCATCAGCATCAACTCGGTCGCCGCCCACGGCATTCCCGACGCCAGCGTGTTGCGCGACGGCGACCTGGTGAACATCGACGTCTCGGCCGAACTCGACGGCTACTTCGCCGACACCGGCGGCAGCTTCGTGGTCGGCACCGCCAGCGCGGCCCAGCAGAAACTGCTCGACGCGACCTTGGAAGCGCGCGACAGCGCGATCGCGCAACTGCGCGCCGGCAACCTGCTCAACAGCATCGGCCGCACCGTCGAAACGGTGGCGGCGCGACGCGGCCTGCGGGTGATCCGCAACCTCGGCAGCCACGGCGTCGGCCGCGCCCTGCACGAAGCCCCGGGCAACATCCCCGGCTACTACGACCCGCGCGACACCCGCCGCCTGCACGAGGGCATGGTGATCACGATCGAACCGTTCCTGGCGACCCACTGCACCCACACCGACGAAGGCGACGACGGCTGGGCGATGCGCTGCCGGCGCGGTTTCGCGGCTCAGTTCGAGCACACGGTGGTGGTGACGTCGGGGGAGCCTATCGTCGTCACGTGATGGGGAGGGAATCGGGAATGGTGAATCGGGAATCGGTAGAAGCAAAGGCCGAGGCTTCCGATCTTCGACTCCGGTTCCAACTCAACTTCGACTCGTGATTCCCGATTCCCGATTCCCGATTCCCGAACAAAGGATCCACCTCATGACCTTCATGCAGACACTGCGCGACCGCTGGCAACAGGCCGGCACCCTGGTCTGCGTCGGCCTGGATCCCGAGCCGGCCAAGTTCCCCGTGCGTTTCACCGCCGACGCCGATGCGGTGTTCGCGTTCAATCGCGACATCGTCGACGCCACCGCGCAGTACGCCTGCGCGTTCAAGCCGCAGATCGCCCACTTCGCCGCGCTGGGCGCCGAGGATGCGTTGGCACGCCTGATCGCCTACGTCCACGCGAATCACCCGGGCATCCCGGTGATCCTCGACAGCAAGCGCGGCGACATCGGCAGCACCGCGCAGCATTACGCCAGCGAAGCTTTCGATCGCTACGCGGCCGACGCGGTCACCGCCAATCCCTACCTCGGCCGCGATTCGGTGCAGCCCTTCCTCGATCGCGCCGATCGCGGCGTGGTGGTGCTGTGCCGCACCTCCAATCCCGGCGCCGGCGATCTGCAGGACCTGCTGGTCGACGGGCGTCCGCTGTATCAGCACGTCGCCGAGAAAGTCGCGCGCGAGTGGAACGGCCACGGCAATTGTTCGCTGGTGGTCGGCGCGACCTGGCCGGCGCAGCTGCGCGAAGTGCGCGCGATCGTCGGCGAGGTGCCGTTCCTGGTGCCCGGGGTCGGCGCGCAGGGCGGCGATGTCGAGGCGGTGGTGAGCAACGCCAAGACCGCCGACGGCACCGGCCTGATGGTCAGCAGCTCGCGCGCGATCCTGTACGCGTCCAGCGGCGAGGATTACGCCGACGCCGCGGCGGCCGCGGCGAAGTCGCTGCGCGATCAGATCAACCGTTACCGCTGACGGCTACGCCGATGTACGCCGGGCTCGATGCTTTGTCCTTGGCGCAGGTCGAATCGGCGGTGCAGCGCCTGTACGACCTGGGCCGGATCGAACTGCTCCATCGCGGCATGATGCCGGAGGCCGAAGTGTTCGCGTGCCGCTATCAGGGCCGCCGCTTCAATCTGAAATACGACCTGGCCTACGGCGCGGAATTGCAGGCCGTCGCCGCGTTTTCGCACGACGAACTCGATGCGCTTGCCGCTTCGCTGGTCGCCGCGGCGGATTGAAAGAGCGGCCGATCGCGCGGCCGGTGCGCGATGCACCGACCGCGTTCGCGATCTTCAGTCCGCGAACACCCGCAGCTCGCCGTCGCGATGCACGAACAAGGCATCCGACAGGTTGTAGGCCGAGGACTGCGCGATCTGCGCGGCGATGTCCTTGAGCGAATCCACGCTCTGGCGATCCTCGCTGCCGCAGACCATCACCTCGTCGCGCGCGGCGATCGCGAACACCGGATCGCCCTGCACCTGGACGCGTTCGCTCCAGTGCTCGAACAACAGCACCATGCTCGCGTCGTAATTGCGGTCCAGCCGCGCCACGAAGCGGCCGTCGGCGCCCTGCACCTTCAACTCCGGCAGGAACCGGCTCAGGTTGCTCAGCGCCTGGGCGCGCAGGGCCTCGCCGTCGAGGCCGCCGCGTTCGGCGTCGGCCGGCGAAAGGAAACTCATCGAATCGGGGGTGTCCTCGACATAGGTCAGGACCAGGTCGCCGGCCAGCGGCTCGACGATGAAGGGGATGCGGTCGCCGGCGCCGGTCGAGCGCGCCTGCTGCAAGGCGATCTCGTGCCAGCCGCGGGTCTTGAGCACCGGCAGGATGGTCGCCACGTCCAGCGCCGCGGGCCGGTCCAGGCCGCGCTGCACGTCGCGCGCCGAGGCGATCTGGTCGGCGAACACCGCCTCCAGCGACTCGGGCGCGTCGAGGTAGCGCTGATAGCTGTTGCCGAGGAAATGGGTGGCCTTGAAGCCGTCCGGCAGCGACCAGTCGATGCGCGCGTCGGACACCAGCGCGCCGTGGGCGATGCTCAGCTGCGCCTCCGGCCAGGCCGCGCGCAACGCGGCCGCGTAGCGGTCGGCGAAGCTGTGCAGATCCATCGGGTGCGCGGGCCCGCCCTGGTCGCGCTTGCCGCCGAACAATTTGCTGAAGATGGACATGACCGATTCCCTGTGGTCGTTGGTCGGCCGACTATACGACCCGTGCCCCGGGCGGCCGTACTCACAATCGTCACATTCCCGGTGAGCGGCTAGGCTGCGCTCATGGACCGACGCACAGATCGCACCCGCCGGCGTTTGCTCGCCGCTGCCCTCGCCGCCGGCGCCGCGCTCGGCACCCGCGCGCTGCCCGCGCTCGCCGCCGCCGGCACCGCCGCGAGCGGGCCGGCCGGGCGCTCGCGCCTGATCCTGCTCGGCACCGCCGGCGGACCGACCCCGAAGGCGCTGCGCGCCGCGCCGGCGAACGCGGTGGTGGTCGGCGACGCGGTCTACGTGGTCGACTGCGGCAACGGCGTGGCCCGGCAGATGGCGCTGGCCGGGCTGTCGCTCGGCGCGATCGGCGACGTGTTCATCACCCACCACCATTCCGATCACAACGCCGACTACGGCAACCTGCTGTGGCTGGCCTGGGCCGCGGATCTGCGCCGCCCGGTCGACGCCTGGGGGCCGCCGCCGCTCAAGCGCATGACCCGGCGCTTCCTGCAGCTCAACGACACCGACATCCGCACCCGCATCGCCGACGAAGGCCGGCCGCCGCTGGCGCCGCTGATCCGGCCGCATGAGCTGCGTCACGGCGGCGTGGTGATGCGCGACGATCGGGTCAAGGTCACCGCCGCGCTGGTCGAGCACCCGCCGATGACGCCGGCGTTCGCCTACCGCTTCGACTGCCCGGATCGCTCGATCGTGTTTTCCGGCGACACCCGGCCCAGCGCGGCCCTGGTTGAACTGGCGCGCGGCGCCGACGTGCTGGTGCATGAGGTGATGTATCTGCCGGCGCTGGAGCGATTGATCGCCAGCGAAGCGCAGGCCGCGCGGCTGCGCCAGCATCTGCTCGACAGCCACACCACCACCGAGCAGGTCGGCCGCTTGGCGACGCAGGCCGGGGTCAAGACCTTGGTGCTGACCCATTTCGTGCCCGGTGGCGACGCGACGCTGACCGATGAGGTCTGGCGCGAGGCGGTGGCGCCGTATTTCAAGGGTGAATTGGTGATCGGGCGGGATTTGATGGAGCTGTGAGGAAGGCGACGGGGCGACCTGCCTGTCTTTCTGCCGTCAGGAGGGAGAAGGTGTCCGGAGGGCGGATGAGGGCGAGCGCGATGAAGTCTGCGAGGCCGATGCAATGTCTCGCGCCCCATACCCTCACCCCAACCCCTCTCCCGCGCTGCGGGAGAGGGGCTCGTCGCGCGGTGGCGGTGAATCCCGCTCGGAGTCTGTTCCCTTCTCCCGCCAAGCGGGAGAAGGTGCCCGAAGGGCGGATGAGGGCGAGCGCGATGGAGTCTACGAGGCCGATGCAACGTCCCGCGCACCACGCCCTCACCCCAACCCCTCTCCCGCGCCGCGGGAGAGGGGCTCGTCGCGCGGTGGCGGTGAATCCCGCTCGGACTCTGTTCCCTTCTCCCGCCAAGCGGGAGAAGGTGCCCGAAGGGCGGATGAGGGCACGCGCGATGGAGTCTGCGCGACGCAATGCGACTCGCCCTCAACGAAACGCCGCGCGCAAGGCCGCGATCGGAAACCGCAACCAGATCGCCGCGAATACGCCCGCGCGCACCAGCGCGCCGCGGCGCGGGGCTTCGAATTTGCTGAAGTAGCGCCACAGGCCGCGGTGCTTGTTCCATTCGACGAAGAACGGCCGCGAGCGGCTGGACACGCCGCGCACGTGCATCACCCGCACGTGGTTGGCGACCGCGACGGTGGCGCCGCTATCGCGCACGCGCCGGCACAGGTCGAGATCTTCGGCGTGCAGGCGATAGCCTTCGTCGAATCCGCCGATACGCGCGAACAAGCGCCGCGGCATCAGCATCAACGCGCCCGAGGTCGCCTGCACCGACTGCAGTTCCTGGCTATCGTCCGGCGCCACCGCCATTTTCGGCGCGGCCCACGGACGCAGCAGGCCGGCCAGCATCGCGCCGAAGTCCGGATCGCGCCGGCGCACCGCGGCGTCGCGTTCGTCGTGTTCGTTGACCAGATCGGCGCTTAGCAACGCATCGCCGAGCGGCGCGGCCAGCGCGTGCAGGCGCACGAAGGTGTCGGGTTCGACCATGCAGTCGGGATTGACGAACACCAGCCAGTCGTCGTCGCGCGCCGGTTCCAGTTCGGCCACGCCCTGATTGCAGCCGACCGAGAACCCGGGGTTGTCGGGATTGGCGACGAAGCGCAGGCGCGGGTCGAGCGAGGCATGGCGTTGCACGATTTCCAGGGTGCCGTCGTCGGATTGGTTGTCGACGACGCGGATCGCGGCGACGCCGGCGCACTCGCGCAATCGGCTCAGGCATTCGTCGATGGTCGCGGCGCTGCGGTAGCTGACCACGATCGCCTGGAATTCCGCGCGGGCCGGGAGCGGGCGCGGATCAGAGGAAGAGGTCACGTTGCGGTTCCGGTGGGCCGACGCGTTCGAGGCGTTCGGCGAGGTGTTGGCGCAATTCGCGCAGGGGATCGTGCATCAGGAAATTCGCCAGCCGCGCATGCCAGTCGGGCCAGCGCGAGGCCAGCGCGTCCATGTCGCCGTCGCTCGGATGGCCTTCGCCCAGGCGGGCGACGTAGGCGGTATCGCACAGCACGTTGCGCCAGCCCAGGCCGGACAGGCGCAGCGACAGGTCGGTCAGCGCGGCGTACCACGAGCCGTAGCTGGCCGCGTCCAGGCCGCCGGCGCGGCGGCGCGCGCTGCCGCGCAGCAGCACCGCGTGGCCGATCGCCGCCGGCAGTTCCGGATGCGCGGCCGGCATCTGCGCCAGCGCGCGGGCCAGGCGTTCGGCGTCGCCGGCATCGGGCAAGGGCGCGATCTCGCCGATGCGCGGCCACGCGGCGGCTTCGCCGGCGTTGCACCAAGGCGTGGCCGAGGCGATCGCGCGATCGACCGCCAGGCTCGCGCTCAGGCGCGACAGCCAGCCCGGCGCGGGCACCGCGTCGGCGGCGAGCACGGCCACGTCGGCCTCGCCGCAGGCGGTCAGGATTTCGTCCAGGTGCGCGACCTCGCCGATGCCGCGCTGGCGGCGGCTGTAATCGGCCTTGAGCGCGGTGCGCTGCAGCCAGCGTTCGATGATGGCGTAGCCGCGCGGTCCGGATTGGGCGTCGTCGGCCAGCCACACGCGCGTGCCCGGCGGGGTGCACAGCTCCAGCGCGGCCAGGCAGGCGTCGAGGGCGTCGTCGTCGACGCCGACCGGCACCACCACGATCGGCAGTTCGCTCATGGCGCTGGCGCGTGCATGACGCGGGCGGTGGGCGGCGCGACTGCGGCCGCGCCGCGCGCGGACGGCGGCGCGGCGGGGTGGAGCGCGGACGGGTGCTGACGTTCGGGCATCTGCGCGTTCGTAAGGGACGCGCATAGTGTGCGCGATCGAGGGCGATGGCGGGTGATGGCGGGGTTGGGAGTTCGCGGGCAAAAAGCGAATCCCCCTGCCCCCCTTTTGCAAAGGGGGGAAAGGCAAAGGCAGGACGCGCGTTGATTTATCCGGACGCTCCAACGCAAACGGGGCCGGCGATGCCGGCCCCGTCCGATCCGCCGCCGGCGCGGAGGCATCCGCGCCGGGTGCTTACTTCTTCTTGGGATTGAGCGGCTCCATCGAGCGGAACCGACGGCTGTACTCGTCGGTCAGATCGCGCGATTCCTGCGGATTGCGCACCAGCGTCGGGGTCAACAGGATGATGGTTTCGCGGCGCGAGGTCTTGGAGTTCTGCTTGCCGAACAAGCCGCCCAGCACCGGAATGCGGCTCAGCCCCGGCAGGCCGCTGGAGCCGCGATCGGTCTGGTCGGCGATCAGGCCGGCCAGCAGCACGGTCTCGCCGCTCTGCACCGCCGCTTCGGTCTTGAGCTTCTTGGTGTTGATGGTGACGTTGGTGCTGCCCGAATTGAGCGGCGCGCCGACCGAGCTGACTTCCTGCACGATGTCCAGGAACACCATGCCGTCGCGGCTGACCCGCGGACGCACCTTGAGGATCACGCCGGTGTCGAGGTACTGCACCTGGCTGTAGGTGTTGTTGTTGCCGGTGCCGGTGTTGACCGAGACCGATTCGATCGGAATGCGCGCGCCGACATTGAGCGTGGCCTCGGCATTGTTGCGCACGAACACCGACGGGGTCTGCAGGATGTGCACGTCGGTGACCTTGTCCAACGC
This genomic interval carries:
- a CDS encoding energy transducer TonB family protein; its protein translation is MAKPLLRSAALGWLACVSVHAAEAPPGGDSAAPVIVYKTLTPAEAKEAIVVAPPSPPTPSNRPDFSQDIGMTETYYIPACQMGMQGGKYRASWREISDFHARNRVVWLSDDDRYGAPDWYAQPGSRAPEPDNRPDAAYPAAAGEKVGEVVVKVIIDAKGRTRDAIVICSNDTVFDAPALAFARKVAFKPALRDGRPVADYGNVSMRFYPDGPKYGFRRHK
- a CDS encoding glycosyltransferase family 2 protein, whose amino-acid sequence is MTSSSDPRPLPARAEFQAIVVSYRSAATIDECLSRLRECAGVAAIRVVDNQSDDGTLEIVQRHASLDPRLRFVANPDNPGFSVGCNQGVAELEPARDDDWLVFVNPDCMVEPDTFVRLHALAAPLGDALLSADLVNEHDERDAAVRRRDPDFGAMLAGLLRPWAAPKMAVAPDDSQELQSVQATSGALMLMPRRLFARIGGFDEGYRLHAEDLDLCRRVRDSGATVAVANHVRVMHVRGVSSRSRPFFVEWNKHRGLWRYFSKFEAPRRGALVRAGVFAAIWLRFPIAALRAAFR
- the pyrF gene encoding orotidine-5'-phosphate decarboxylase, whose translation is MTFMQTLRDRWQQAGTLVCVGLDPEPAKFPVRFTADADAVFAFNRDIVDATAQYACAFKPQIAHFAALGAEDALARLIAYVHANHPGIPVILDSKRGDIGSTAQHYASEAFDRYAADAVTANPYLGRDSVQPFLDRADRGVVVLCRTSNPGAGDLQDLLVDGRPLYQHVAEKVAREWNGHGNCSLVVGATWPAQLREVRAIVGEVPFLVPGVGAQGGDVEAVVSNAKTADGTGLMVSSSRAILYASSGEDYADAAAAAAKSLRDQINRYR
- the glyA gene encoding serine hydroxymethyltransferase, whose translation is MFPSHTRIAGFDDELAQAIAAEARRQEDHVELIASENYASPRVLEAQGSVLTNKYAEGYPGKRYYGGCEFVDIAEQLAIDRVKELFGADYGNVQPHSGSQANQAVYFALLNPGDTILGMSLAHGGHLTHGAKVNASGKLFNAIQYGVNEQGLIDYDEVERLALEHKPKMVVAGFSAYSQVVDWARFRAIADKVGAYLFVDMAHVAGLIAAGVYPSPVPHAHVVTSTTHKTLRGPRGGIIVAKRWEGSVDAGSGAVDFDEMQKKLQSIVFPGIQGGPLMHVIAAKAVAFKEALEPEFKEYQAQVVKNAQAMAKTIIARGYKIVSGGTENHLMLVDMIGKGITGKDAEAALGRAHITVNKNAVPNDPQKPFVTSGLRIGTPAVTTRGYKEPDCVALAEWICDVLDNPKDENVIAGVRENVTKQCAQFPVYG
- a CDS encoding MBL fold metallo-hydrolase, with the translated sequence MDRRTDRTRRRLLAAALAAGAALGTRALPALAAAGTAASGPAGRSRLILLGTAGGPTPKALRAAPANAVVVGDAVYVVDCGNGVARQMALAGLSLGAIGDVFITHHHSDHNADYGNLLWLAWAADLRRPVDAWGPPPLKRMTRRFLQLNDTDIRTRIADEGRPPLAPLIRPHELRHGGVVMRDDRVKVTAALVEHPPMTPAFAYRFDCPDRSIVFSGDTRPSAALVELARGADVLVHEVMYLPALERLIASEAQAARLRQHLLDSHTTTEQVGRLATQAGVKTLVLTHFVPGGDATLTDEVWREAVAPYFKGELVIGRDLMEL
- the lpxO gene encoding lipid A hydroxylase LpxO, producing the protein MKWVFVFLFLASAVYVHYRGRVRHRLGRQLLDHSTFMAPINVLMYACSRVPTSPYLSPDQYFPELEPLRARWREIRAEALHLRELQQIKAAEGYNDVGFNSFFRRGWKRFYLKWYDDAHPSAAELCPVTTQLLREVPSVKAAMFTELPPGGELRPHRDPYAGSLRLHLGLDTPNDDACFIDVDGQRYSWRDGEWTMFDETYIHWAQNGSEQNRIILFCDIERPMRWGWARGLNRFIAKRLIAAGASPNNEGDKTGGINKAFKYFYSLRLKAKGLKERSKGTYYFFKYAAVVAVVAFIVWV
- the ettA gene encoding energy-dependent translational throttle protein EttA gives rise to the protein MQYIYTMNGVSKTVPPKRQIIKDISLSFFPGAKIGLLGLNGAGKSTVLKIMAGVDQDFTGEARPATGIKVGYLAQEPQLNPEHTVREAVEVGVGDVLSAQAALDKIYDAYAEEGADFDKLAAEQQRLEAILASGDAHTLEHQLEVAADALRLPPWDAIIGKLSGGEKRRVALCQLLLQKPDMLLLDEPTNHLDAESVEWLEQFLTRYTGTVVAVTHDRYFLENAAEWILELDRGKGIPWKGNYTAWLEQKSERLKQEESGEKARQKALAKELEWVRSNAKGGRTKGKARMARFEELNSVEYQRRNETNEIFIPPGERLGNSVIEFKNVSKSFGDRLLIDDLSFIIPAGAIVGIIGPNGAGKSTLFKMVTGQETPDKGEIVKGPSTKIAYVDQSRDKLDGNHNVFQEISGGADILNINGVEIQSRAYLGRFNFKGQDQQKMVGTLSGGERGRLHLAKTLLQGGNVLLLDEPSNDLDVETLRALEDALLEFPGCAVVISHDRWFLDRIATHILAFEGDSHVEFFQGNYREYEDDKKRRLGEEGARPHRLRFKALK
- the map gene encoding type I methionyl aminopeptidase — encoded protein: MTVLHAFELEGLRRAGSLVSTILATMREAAVAGAVSRDLDAIGATMLREAGARSAPQLTYDFPGATCISINSVAAHGIPDASVLRDGDLVNIDVSAELDGYFADTGGSFVVGTASAAQQKLLDATLEARDSAIAQLRAGNLLNSIGRTVETVAARRGLRVIRNLGSHGVGRALHEAPGNIPGYYDPRDTRRLHEGMVITIEPFLATHCTHTDEGDDGWAMRCRRGFAAQFEHTVVVTSGEPIVVT